DNA from Rosa rugosa chromosome 6, drRosRugo1.1, whole genome shotgun sequence:
atcattttacttacccatggaccgtagttgatcaagtccatatgattttaaaacaaatatttattccataaatattttcacgcaattacgacaaaataaggtaattaaatttattcggttcgtaatatgaaccacgtgaggtttactcacctctaatccagctgcgtcttctaaaaagccaaatacatcaatccgaatcgtccaccaaatcaatccgtcgataacctaatccaataatgatcttaacttagccaacaactcataaatgtaattaaacgacgatccaacggtcagatctgaatataatgatgatccaacggtcggattcaaattaaacgatgatccaacggtcggatctgaatttaatgatgatccaacggtcggatcctcacggatcgcccttaggatcatcctccaaaattatcacgaagatccaacggtcagatcttcctgaatcgcccttactaacatctccacaaaattatatgaaaatccgacggtcggattctcacgaatcgccttccgaataactatttctcaattatacgaagatccaacggtcggatcttcgcccgtgacctcacaaagtcatcgggacagtcatacgatcaacatactaaaatttgaagtaaaaccgatggtctgatcttcacagatcgtaaaccgaagataaaacgtaaaaaaccgtaaatagtaacgtaaaaacgtaaatccactatttatcaactttttctaacgtgaccatgttatatatcaaaacgctcgtaaggatgcgtagatcatcacctagataataaaaactcaaaatatggtcgaatacgccgccacaagcggcggtcagtgggcggtcaacggcggtcaacgcggcggtcaaccacctccgatgcaaaagtcgtcaactacaaacttgttcaaaatgacgagttgatccactttcataactagcatgaagtctgaaaacgaaaggaagtggtcggaaattacctagaacagtcgaggtggccggaaaatttccagaatccggcgaaatttgcagaatccggcaaggcttgatttcgacgtcaaaacttcaatttcaggcttcgattccttctagagagttgttaagaaactcaagacgaacgcattggttcaagaatcacagaaaaatatggtctgtagctcgagatataccgatcgaaagcttcggtggtcggaaaatttgcagaattttgcagaatccggcgagggctccgatcgacgtaaaaacttcaatttcaggcctcgatgccttctagagagttgttaacaacatcaaggggaacccactggaaaaagaatcaatcaaaacgatgcactacagctcgagatataccgatcgaagcttcggtttttcgatttgatcgggtctggcttccagccgccaccacgagtagcgccgccgtgcaaggccacttctgggagcttcaggacgttgaggcgagctcgtgggtgaagtttggtgaggattgttggccggtagcttgagatatcaagcttggaaccaaaacgagctcaaaccgggcggagcttcccgccgccgctggtggccgtgtcgtggttcaaggctgccacctgcagctgcgcaaggtcgaggcgaagctataggaagtgttctggtcttgattggtggccggtggagtgagagagagtttggagaagttttgctctgttttgggtggtttcggacgtgagagagagagaattcgtttcttagcttaattgattcgttcttccactcatgcataatcatgttaaagcaccggccttcaaattatgcaattgtccactaaccttaaatcacggaaccggtgtttgccaccaaattgtttgattaaaaaaaactaggttattacatTGCCTCTCATTTCAAGCTTAAATCTTCTATGTCTCCTAGCACTGATGATGATATGCAATATATGGCTAAAGTTCCTTATGCTAGTGCTGTTGGTAGCTTGATGTACTGCATGGTGTGTACTAGACCTGACATTTCACAGGCTTTAAGTATGGTGAGCAGATATATGCATAACCCAGGTAAAAGTCATTGGCAAGCAGTGAAATGGATTCTACGGTATATTCTTGGTACTGTGGATGTTGGAATTGTGTTTAAGCAGGATAAGATGAGTCAGTGTGTTGTTGGATATGTGGACTCTGATTTCGCAGGTGATTTGGATAAGTGCCGATCTACTACAGCTTATGTGTTTACTCTTGCTGGTGGAGCGGTGAGTTGGAAGTCGAACTTGCAATCTACTATTGCTTTGTCGACTACAGAAGCTGAATACATGGCGGTAACAGAGGGTGCAAAAGAAGCAGTATGGCTTCGTGGTTTGCTTGAGGACTTGGGAATAATTCAAGATTATGTGGATCTCTATTGTGATAGTCAGAGTGCTATTCATTTGGCAGAGAACCAGGTTACTCATGCTCGCACTAAacatatcaatgtcaaatttcacAAGATTCGTCAACTGGTGGAGGATGGTGATATAGAGCTCCTGAAAGTTGGAACTGAAGAAAATCCTGCTGATATGTTGACCAAACCAGTTCCATTGAGCAAGTTCAAGCATTGCTTGAACTTGATTGGTGTTCGTAACATTTGATCTTCCCTACGGGGATGTCGGAGCGGCAAACTGGTATGTGATATTTTACTTGTGATATTATTGTATCAAGTGaagccaaggtggagattgttgatGTTGTCTTCACTTGAAGACATAGCagctgaaagaagaagaaagtgggaGATTGATGGGCCAGTTGCAAAAGGAAAAAGGTAGCAAAAGAAAACATGGAGGCATGTTTTCTGCGGCAGAAAAcatggaaaagaagaaaggaaaaaggaaaagtgaAAAGTGAAATGTTTGCAACTTTTCCTTTGTTCCTAATCTTTCTCTTGgagcgagagagagatagagctgCTGTAGTTTAGTTTCTTTGTATTGAATCCCCACATCGGCAACAACTGAAGTAAGGAGAGAAACATAATtgatagccatccttgaatacTCTGTCTTTCCTCTCCTTTTGGAGACTTTGCAATTCCATAGTTGAAGCTTCTTAAGCttagttgttggtgttgctatgtattgtatatgagaaggaagaattcttcttcttctctatttggCTAAAGAGAGAGttaataggtttgggtgtattggggatttgggtagtgagagttgttcataaactctaattgtatgtttctccaaattgatcatagtggaatatcttgccggctccgaaagtggatgtagctcaatcacactgattgagtgaaccactataaatcttGGTGTTCTCAGTGGTTTGTTTATTAggtgtttttgctttgtttgttacTGTTGAATTCATATCAATACCTTGTTTGTTACGCTTCCACACAACATGTTAAGCACCTTCACAGCGACAACAACTCTATCATCAGCAAGGATTCCTTTGTACACAGACCCAAAAGCACCCACACCAATCAAATTAGCTGAAGAAAAACCATCGGTAGCTCTGAGGAGTGTAGCATATGAAACTTGCAAAACAGAGTTCCCCAAAGTGGTTAAATtagtttttttccttttcttaccaagaagaaaaagagatagcACCACAACCAGTCCCAAAAGGCTGAACCCGGAGACTAAAGAAATCATTAGTTTCATTCTACGAGACAGGCCTTCTCCTTTAGACTCATTAAGCTTGCACAGAGGAAGTCGAAGACTAGCCATACCTCCGCAGAGTCTAGCATTTCCAGCAACTGAAATCGCACTTGCATTCTTAAAAACACAGCCAGTTGGTACTGCTCCCCAAAACTGGTTGAAGGAGAGGTTCAGGTACCCCAACTTCAGATTCTCAAGAAACTGTGGAATTTCTCCTGACAAATTGTTGCGAGAAAGGTCTAAAACTCGAATCCCTCTCAATTCCATCATAGATGAAGGAATGGGTCCCACGAAGAAGTTGCCTTGCAAGTATAGTTCTTCTAAGCTCTCGCAACTGCCGAGGCTACTGGGAAGTTCTCCTGATAACAAATTGTCAAAAACGCCCAGTGCACCTAAATTCTTCAGTTTGCCAATCTCCATGGGAAGGGAACCAGTTAATTGGTTTCTATCCAATCCCAAAATTGTTGATAAAGATGAGAGGCCAATAACTTGGGGAGGTATCGTGCCATTCAGATTGTTTCCAGAAAGACCCAATTCGATTAACCAGTGGCATTTCCCTAGGCTGGACGGGATGCTACCCTCTAGATTATTTTCTTGCAATTGGAGAACTGTTAACAATGTTAAATTTCCAAGAGAAGATGGAATGCTCCCTGATAATTGGTTGTTGTTAAGAAACAACAGCTCAAGCCTTGACAGCTGCCCAATGTCTGTGGGGATGCTACCTGTGAAGGAGTTTTCTCCCATTTCGAGGTATTGCAGCTTGACAAGATTACCTAATCCAGTTGGGATGCTTCCATGTAGGTGGTTTTCTCCCATTGCAAGGCCTTGGAGATTGATTGAGAGATTGGATATTGATGTGGGCAACGTGCCTCCAAAATTGTTGGAGCTGAACCCCAACCGAGTTAGTCGTGTGGCATTGATCAATTCTGAGACAAAACTCAAGTCACCATCTTTACTGCTTCCAAGATTATTACTATAGACAATGAATACTATAAGGTTATGAAGATTTCGTAAATTTGGCACCTGTCCAGTGAGTTTGTTTGACGAACATTGAAACGACACAAGATTTGATGCCTTGGATAGTGAGGAAGGGATGGCCCCAGTAAATTGATTTTCGGGAACGGAAAAGATTTGAAGGTTGGGAAAAGCATTGCTCAAGTTTGATGGAAGACTTCCTTTAATTTGGTTAAATGCTACATCGAAATCAACTATACCAGAGAGGTTGTAAATGCAAGAAGCGATGATACCAGATAACCTATTTGATTCAAAATAGATACGTTTTAATCTTTTCAACTGGCATAGAGAACTAGGGATGCTTCCTTCCAAGTTATTGTCATTTGTAGAAAAATTCTCGAGAGAAGAAAGGTTCCCCAAAGAAGGAGGGATCTCTCCTGTTAAATTGTTGGCTGGCAAAACAAATATTTGAAGCTTTGACAAGGAACTGAGTGTGGGAGGAATTTGACCCACTAGATTGTTTATACCAAGGTTGAGAGAGATGAGTTCGAAGCAATTGGATATGTTGGGAGGAATAGTGCCAGTAAGGGAGTTATTGTTTAGACGCAATAGCTGCAGTCTATGCAAATGCCCAATTTGAGGAGGGATTTGATGAGTGAAGCTATTGTTCCGGAGATTTAGCACTCTTAAGAAGCTTAGATTTCCTATACGTGGAGATATGGATCCCCCCAAAGCTAGAGAGCCCAAGTCCAACTTCGTCACCCTTTGGCGATGTCGTTGACTGCAGGTGACGCCGTGCCACAGGCAAAAGTGAAGGGTTTCATTCCATGAGCTTGTGACCCTGTTCGGATCGTGTTGTATTTGAGCTTTGATTGCTAGCAATGCCAGCCTATCCGTCTCATTCCCTTCGAGTCTCGGATGGTTCAATTGCATGGAGCTACAACAGAAAATGGACATGGAATTTAAAACTAATGAGTATGTCAAAACCAATTTCATAACCAAAACTCCCcccatttttaatttcttctttggACTAAAGGGACTGAGATACATATGGGTGGTGCTGGGTTGTGAAATAGGTAGTTTTATGTGAGGCATGACAATCTAATTTATAGGATAGGAAGATTTAGAATATGTGATCAAGAAGTACTCAAAGGGATGGAGAACCACTGTTGATTGATTCATTGCATTCTTCCAAAACAAGACCGACTTAACTCGCTTGCTTCCAACTAGAGACGACTCTCGTTTTCCAAAAGGCAACTGTTGCTAGCGTGTACTATGGGGCGAGCGTCTGCTGACCACCCCCGGTGGATGTCCAACTGGGCTTTAACAGTGCGTGGCTTTCACGTTCTGTTGATGTTAGGAATACCAAAGAAAACTTTGAGGTCAGTAAATTTATGTTTACTGCAATCACATGCGGTAAGAGAAAAAAATAGTTTGACAGTAAATACTAGTAGGCTTTCCCGAACTTTGAGCGTCTGCTGACCATTCGACTTTCCATCTTTGCCTGAAAATCAAGAATCCAAGGGCAGAGAATACTACTGTGCTGGAAACTACACCAGCAACGATGGCAAGTACAGAACTCTCTGATGTTCTTGGGCTTAGCGGTGTCACCTTCGGGTTGATGCTGCTTCCGGCTTGAGGGCCTTTTGAGTCGATCAGTTTCAGCCTTTCAGGATTGAATTCAACATTGCATTCTTGTATTTAATCGTCCAATCCATTTGGAATGCTTGCAGTGTGATAGAAAGACTTACATTCTTCTGCCTTCCTGGGTTAGACAAGAACACCACGTAGTCTCTGTATGCTGGTATCCCATTTCCACCACTCCATTCGACTATGTCATAAGTGGATAAAAAAGGATGATGACCGACCGAAATCCGCCGCACAAACTTTGGACAGTGAGAGTCTGAAGGAGTTTGAATCTCGACCTCATCATCAACCCAAACTTTTGCCGTCCCCATCGCTTGCTCCGATACCTCACGCCCACCATCTACCACCCCCACCGGGCTGTTATCCTCCGCCCCCGCCTCCTCCTTATTTTGCGCACCATTATCACCCTCAATCTCGCCATCAGCTACCTCCTCAGTCTTATCATCCTCAGCAGCACAATCAGGTATGTCCGTACGTGTATGTTTCTGCACTTCTGGGATATGATGTTGAAGATTTGAGTTTTGTgtgtagagatatatatattttgtgattttgagAAGCTTAAGTTTAAGTTTAGAGatatataaatttatttttgGTCTTGTTATTGTGTAGGTAGAATGAAAGGAGGGTTTAATGGATTGAAGGGTAAACAAATCTCCCATATTActatatatacttatatagtGCTCATGTCAACAACTATTCTTATGTGGACATGGGAGAAAACCCCACTTCTTACTACCTTTGGTTCCGGCTGAAACCGAAACCCGGTTGCAGGTGTCTTCAGGTTGGTATCCAGGTGTTTATTTCTTCCAATTTAGATGAAGTGTTGCATTATATGTTTGTTAAGAGTATGTGTTTGGATTGTGTATGGTGCAGAACTGAGGGATGTTGTTGTAGATAGCTCTGTACCATTGGAACGAGAACTACATGTAGGCAAGGGTGTAACAGCATTAGCAGAGAGGGATGCCTGGAAAGAAGAATTTCGTGCGGGGTTAGGATCTACACTAGATTCCGGACCATAAAAGCGATGGGATTAATAGTGATCAAGTGACAAACACTGTTGAGAATAATGGTAAGACAatgcatttttttcttttgcctaGTTTATTGATGAAGAGTTTATATCAGCCCGTATTTTGATTAAAGTAGTGCTTTGGTAAGTATTGTTGTTGTGCTTTATCAAGCTGTTTGTCAGAGCAGCATGAGAATGTTGCCAAATCAGGTGCTCTTGAATTTATCTTATCACGATGCTACTCTTCAGGATGTGCAGCAATTGTAACATGTCTTAACATGCATGGTTAATCAAATATCCAAGCAGATCTATCTGCTTTGAGCATcatggtataatttgggcttaTTTTGTGTATCATATGGTGCAGGGATTTCCTTAAGTGAATTAAAAGAGGTGCTAATATAGTCGGAGAAGAAGCTTCAAACCTAGAAGAGAGGACATCAGTTGATAGAAGACACGGAGAAAAAGCAGAAGAAAATAATTCAGACCTACAAAAACCGATAGATCCTGCTTATACA
Protein-coding regions in this window:
- the LOC133716700 gene encoding probable LRR receptor-like serine/threonine-protein kinase At3g47570: MGTAKVWVDDEVEIQTPSDSHCPKFVRRISVGHHPFLSTYDIVEWSGGNGIPAYRDYVVFLSNPGRQKNAKMESRMVSRRSKFGKAYYSMQLNHPRLEGNETDRLALLAIKAQIQHDPNRVTSSWNETLHFCLWHGVTCSQRHRQRVTKLDLGSLALGGSISPRIGNLSFLRVLNLRNNSFTHQIPPQIGHLHRLQLLRLNNNSLTGTIPPNISNCFELISLNLGINNLVGQIPPTLSSLSKLQIFVLPANNLTGEIPPSLGNLSSLENFSTNDNNLEGSIPSSLCQLKRLKRIYFESNRLSGIIASCIYNLSGIVDFDVAFNQIKGSLPSNLSNAFPNLQIFSVPENQFTGAIPSSLSKASNLVSFQCSSNKLTGQVPNLRNLHNLIVFIVYSNNLGSSKDGDLSFVSELINATRLTRLGFSSNNFGGTLPTSISNLSINLQGLAMGENHLHGSIPTGLGNLVKLQYLEMGENSFTGSIPTDIGQLSRLELLFLNNNQLSGSIPSSLGNLTLLTVLQLQENNLEGSIPSSLGKCHWLIELGLSGNNLNGTIPPQVIGLSSLSTILGLDRNQLTGSLPMEIGKLKNLGALGVFDNLLSGELPSSLGSCESLEELYLQGNFFVGPIPSSMMELRGIRVLDLSRNNLSGEIPQFLENLKLGYLNLSFNQFWGAVPTGCVFKNASAISVAGNARLCGGMASLRLPLCKLNESKGEGLSRRMKLMISLVSGFSLLGLVVVLSLFLLGKKRKKTNLTTLGNSVLQVSYATLLRATDGFSSANLIGVGAFGSVYKGILADDRVVVAVKVLNMLCGSVTNKVLI